From the Salarias fasciatus chromosome 16, fSalaFa1.1, whole genome shotgun sequence genome, one window contains:
- the cpap gene encoding centromere protein J produces MSSPAELHHLPADFLARWMPSSTRAGVILDPSSDLAGTLRHVPAVGSPNLQPDDSFTSDFAPLPPSVDSSCLGGVQTGTDRSVNGLFATPTGSNGEYDSLGVMEDEQDLPLMMKLEQLRKWQQHMQEQLKAHQLEELLRLQEEQQRLLINGNGSQHRKEDAAESSETSEPEWVEDTLHGTQQAEELSSAERQRQLSTVQGAAEEEDLWNSGDDPETVKAVFHPLTQHDKSVETLNEVLHDRPIKPGIGVQKRTFEELLEEQLRLEEQRLQVSKQQTREGAEAVQAAPKRTFLKRGEGLARFTKNTKGSSQTTEKGPKPQPQARVISRSNSEPTSILTVNAQNVPRLPVQRKTAILNKENRPRGLSVPPADSRTARTKVLGGRQQQNTCGPESSRTDSEGKTRKPLPGQNRKTVGPVRSLAQITQPNPVTKQVGVLESQGKAAGSDAARNRSLGSKVTKNRENPVEEENMPSDCFELSFQERIQRWECDRQQESMDLGEFELLEQAAEELSFSSNSSFVVKVLQMDQQRWLAAKGLHQRRLSSTPVKFPPRAALERCSSAGDSGASACLSSSATPEASAEQTRPDELKRGISCDDKDEQNREKDDRQQLSDISSCCGSESGDEEAAVGFPAQANPPYDKRSYQDEDVFRDPAPDEEEEESNDSTLMEDEDGGSGRVVFDDDDTWNDLEDTAIGPDQDVREDPPVSPPEKLLVRKVAASRGAELHQEAGGLEPDLPPASQLMSRLFPALKPKPQKAPPPPPPAVTSADKTRAEDPGQQAQSLQLRERLAELEIEIERFKKENSALTKLRQENEKIQENLRRERAEFEQTKAEEAAKFEEYKKEENKKLQKERKLFETHVLATRALPDRKEREEMQALKQQLNSAQEELKRREARWTSTHSRLRQQIDSLSQENSALRDEVRMLEKLRLSAWKKTPAATERESPRVFENTVSAVTKGVTFASPLDSRGSSSSSPPQPGGAAGTRRPSRETSQATAGRKSSLRKPAGPGSSSSSLPSRRTEEKSAQPNKSLEKQPEQEQPLQATNRDPPPNEPGCRDVKELEAAKEVITHPDGKVEKVLASGDRVIVFPNGTRKEVSADGESVKVTFFNGDTKQITADQRVTYYYAEAQTTHITYPDGLEVLHFPNNQTEKHFPDGRKEITFPDQTVKNLFPDGREESVLTDGTIIQVNPDGTKEIHFNTGQKEIHTADYKRRQYPDGTVKTVYTDGRQETRYPTGRVRIKDQDGNVVLDQMA; encoded by the exons ATGTCATCTCCAGCCGAGCTCCACCACCTTCCAGCAGACTTCTTGGCTCGCTGGATGCCCAGCAGCACCAGGGCAGGGGTGATCCTCGACCCGTCCTCGGATCTGGCCGGTACCTTGCGGCATGTTCCAGCTGTCGGATCTCCTAATCTGCAGCCAGACGACTCCTTCACGTCCGACTTCGCCCCATTGCCCCCGTCTGTGGACAGCAGCTGCCTTGGTGGGGTGCAGACTGGAACTGACAGGTCGGTGAACGGCCTGTTCGCTACCCCAACGGGATCAAATGGAGAATATGACTCGCTGGGTGTTATGGAAGATGAACAGGATCTACCTCTCATGATGAAGCTCGAACAG TTGAGGAAATGGCAGCAGCACATGCAAGAGCAGCTGAAAGCCCATcaactggaggagctgctccgcCTGCAGGAAGAGCAACAGCGACTGCTTATAAATGGAAATGGGTCCCAGCATCGCAAAGAAG ACGCAGCAGAGAGTTCAGAGACGTCAGAACCAGAGTGGGTCGAGGACACACTCCATGGGACCCAGCAGGCAGAGGAGCTGTCATCAGCAGAGAGACAAAGGCAGCTTTCAACTGTTCAAGGTGCAGCTGAGGAAGAGG ACCTGTGGAACTCCGGAGATGATCCAGAGACTGTTAAAGCcgtcttccatccactaacacaACATGACAAGAGTGTTGAAACACTGAATGAGGTCCTCCATGACAG GCCTATAAAGCCAGGTATTGGGGTACAGAAGCGGACATTTGAGGAACTGttagaggagcagctgagactggaggagcagaggctgCAGGTTTCCAAACAGCAG ACCCGAGAAGGTGCCGAGGCCGTTCAAGCTGCTCCCAAGAGGACTTTCCTGAAACGAGGCGAAGGGCTGGCTCGATTCACTAAAAATACCAAGGGTTCATCACAAACAACTGAGAAAGGCCCAAAACCCCAACCTCAAGCCCGAGTGATTTCTCGCAGTAACTCTGAGCCGACATCCATCCTCACAGTTAATGCACAGAATGTCCCACGGCTTCCTGTCCAACGTAAAACTGCCATCCTGAACAAGGAGAACCGACCGAGGGGACTCAGTGTTCCACCTGCGGACAGCAGGACGGCACGGACAAAGGTCCTGGGAGGCCGTCAGCAACAGAACACATGTGGACCAGAAAGCAGCCGCACTGACTCAGAGGGGAAAACCAGAAAACCTCTTCCTGGACAGAACAGGAAGACGGTGGGTCCGGTGAGGAGCCTCGCTCAGATCACACAGCCGAACCCTGTAACCAAACAGGTGGGCGTGTTGGAGTCCCAAGGAAAGGCTGCTGGGAGCGATGCAGCCAGAAACAGAAGTTTGGGCTCGAAAGTgacaaagaacagagaaaacccagTGGAAGAAGAGAACATGCCGTCGGATTGCTTTGAGCTTTCATTCCAGGAGCGAATCCAGCGGTGGGAGTGCGACCGGCAGCAGGAAAGCATGGACCTGGGAGAGTTTGAGCTTCTGGAGCAAGCGGCTGAGGAGCTGTCCTTCTCATCAAACTCCTCTTTTGTCGTGAAG GTCCTTCAGATGGACCAGCAGCGCTGGCTTGCTGCCAAGGGCCTCCATCAgcgccgcctctcctccacacctGTGAAGTTCCCCCCCAGAGCTGCACTGGAGAGGTGCAGCAGTGCAGGAGACAGTGGTGCGTCGGCATGTCTGAGCAGTTCTGCGACCCCAGAAGCCTCAGCCGAGCAGACGAGACCCGATGAACTGAAGAGGGGAATCAGCTGTGACGATAAGGACGAGCAGAACCGCGAGAAAGACGACCGACAGCAACTCTCTGACATATCGTCCTGCTGTGGCTCCGAATCCGGAGATGAGGAGGCTGCAGTCGGCTTCCCCGCTCAGGCTAATCCCCCGTATGACAAGCGGTCGTATCAAGACGAGGACGTTTTCAGGGATCCGGCACcagacgaggaagaggaggagagtaaCGACTCCACTctgatggaggatgaagacgGCGGGTCGGGCAGAGTCGTGTTCGACGACGACGACACTTGGAACGACCTGGAGGACACGGCCATCGGTCCAGACCAAGACGTCAGGGAAGATCCTCCGGTTTCGCCTCCAGAGAAGCTTCTGGTGAGGAAGGTGGCAGCGAGCAGGGGAGCGGagctccaccaggaggcagGCGGTCTGGAGCCCGATCTTCCTCCTGCCTCACAGCTCATGAGCAGGTTGTTCCCCGCGCTGAAGCCCAAACCACAgaaagctcctcctcctcctccgcctgctgTCACTTCTGCGGACAAAACTCGAGCAGAGGACCCAG GCCAGCAAGCCCAGTCTCTGCAGCTCCGGGAGAGACTGGCTGAGCTGGAAATAGAGATTGAgagatttaaaaaggaaaattcaGCCCTCACCAAACTCCGGCAGGAGAACGAGAAAATCCAAGAAAACCtcag GAGAGAGCGTGCAGAGTTTGAGCAGACAAAAGCAGAGGAGGCGGCAAAGTTTGAAGAGTACAAAAAAGAGGAGAACAAGAAGTTGCAGAAGGAGCGTAAACTCTTTGAGACGCACGTGTTGGCCACCAGAGCTCTGCCAGACAGGAAGGAGCGAGAGGAGATGCAG GcgttgaagcagcagctgaactcggcgcaggaggagctgaagagacgGGAGGCTCGCTGGACGTCCACACACAGCCGCCTGCGGCAGCAGATCGACTCCCTGAGCCAGGAGAACAGCGCTCTCCGGGACGAG GTTCGCATGTTGGAAAAGCTCCGCCTCAGCGCTTGGAAGAAAACTCCTGcggccacagagagagagagtcccaGAGTCTTTGAGAATACTGTGTCAGCTGTGACCAAAGGAGTTACCTTTGCT agtCCTCTCGACtccagaggaagcagcagcagcagccctcctcagcccGGCGGGGCTGCAGGGACGAGGAGACCCTCCAGGGAGACCAGTCAGGCTACTGCAG GCAGGAAGAGCAGCCTGAGGAAGCCAGCAGGGCCaggctcctcttcctcgtctctacccagcaggaggacagaggagaagtCAGCACAGCCCAACAAGAGCCTGGAGAAACAACCGGAGCAAGAACAGCCGCTCCAGGCTACA AACAGAGACCCTCCCCCAAATGAACCAGGATGTAGAGACGTCAAAGAGCTGGAAGCAGCCAAGGAGGTGATCACACATCCCGATGGCAAG GTGGAGAAGGTTCTGGCCAGCGGCGATCGCGTCATCGTCTTTCCAAACGGAACCCGGAAGGAGGTGTCGGCAGACGGAGAGTCGGTGAAGGTCACCTTCTTCAACGGAGACACCAAACAGATCACGGCTGATCAGAGAGTG ACCTACTACTACGCTGAGGCTCAGACCACACACATCACCTACCCTGACGGCCTGGAGGTTCTTCACTTCCCCAACAACCAGACAG AGAAGCATTTTCCCGACGGCCGGAAAGAAATCACCTTCCCAGACCAGACGGTGAAGAACCTGTTTCCAGACGGCAGAGAGGAGAGCGTTCTGACGGACGGCACCATCATACAGGTCAACCC CGACGGCACCAAAGAAATCCACTTCAACACGGGCCAGAAGGAGATCCACACAGCCGACTACAAGCGGCGCCAATACCCCGACGGCACGGTGAAGACGGTCTACACCGACGGCCGGCAGGAGACCCGCTACCCGACCGGACGGGTCCGGATCAAGGACCAGGACGGGAACGTGGTGCTGGACCAGATGGCGTAG